DNA sequence from the Zavarzinia compransoris genome:
TGCACCACCGCGGCCCATTCGGCCAGGGCGGTATAGAGATTGGCGAACCACGAGAAGGCGCCCTGGACCGAATTGAACGCCCCGGCCGATTGGGTCATATGGCCGAGGGGGATGCGCCCGCCGAAATAGGCCGCGCCCATCACCAGATAGGGCACCAGGATCACCGCCTGGTCGAAGGTCGCCTGCACCCCGACCAGCACTTTCTGGCGGTTGACGATGGCCATGAAGTTGCGCCGGACTTCCTCGAAACGCCCGCTCAGGCGCTCGCGCTCGGCCTCGCCGCCGCCGTAGAGGGCGACCGCCTCGGCATTCTCGCGCACCCGGACCAGATCGAAGCGGAAATCCGCCTCGCGCCGCTCGCGCTCGAAATTGAGGCGGACCAGCGGCCGGCCGATCAGGTGCAGGACCCAGGTGATGAGCGCCGAATAGACCAGCGCCACCCAGAAGAGAAGGCCCGGCACGACATAGTCGGCGCCGAACAGGGTGACGGTCTGGACCTGTCCGGACAGGCTCCACAGGACGAAGGAAAAGGACACCAGGGTCGCCGCATTGCTGATGAAGCTGAGCGACAGCGCCAGCGTCTTGTCGACGAAGAGGCGGAGGTCGTCGGCGATGCGCTGGTCGGGGTTGTCAGTGCCGCGGTGGGTCAGCTGCATCTTGTAGGCCGCATTGGCCCGGGTCCAGCGCTCGATGAAATGATTGGTCAGCCAGGTGCGCCAGCGGATCTCGAAGACCTGGGTCAAGACGTAGCGCAGGACCGCAAAGGCGATCCAGAGACCGGCCAATTGCGCGAAGACGACGATCTCGGCCCAGAACGTATCCTGGTTCTTTTCCTGCAAGGCGGTGAAAAAGCGATTGTTCCAATAGCTCAGGCGGACGTTGATCTCGACGATCACGAAGCTGAGCCCGACCAGGAAGCCGAAGAAGCCGAGCGCCCAGAGACCGCCCCGCGACTTGAAATAGGGCAAGGTCAAGGCCCACAGCTGTTTCAGGAATATCCAGGCCTTGCTCATCCTCACCCTCGAACTGAATCACCCGGCCCCCCTGCCGGCGCGGCAGAGAATGCCAGAATCACGACAGAAATGCGGCAGGATCAGAGCACACCGCGCCGCCTGCCGCCGGTGAGCACGATCACACCCGCGCAGACGCACAGCAGGCCGCCGCCGACGGTCGCCGCGACGATGCCGAACCGCTCGGCCGCGAAGCCGACGAGCAGGCCGCCGAACGGCGCCATGCCGAGGAACATCATGGCATAAAGCGCCATCACCCGGCCGCGCAGCGCATCCGGCACCAGGGATTGCAGGATGATGTTGGCGCTGCCCACCTCGACCATCATCGAGAAGCCGGCCAGCGCCAGCGCCGCCAGCGCCAGGGGATAGACATCGGTGACGGCGAAAAGCGCCAGCGCGGCGCCGAAGCCGGTGGCGGCAAGGCCCACGGTCCGGAAGCGCGGCGCCCGGGCGAGGCCGGCCAGCACCAGGGCGGCCGCAAAGGCCCCGGCCCCGGCCGCCGCCATCAGGGTGCCGAGGGTGGCGGGCCCGCCGCCGTGCTTCAGGCCGGCATAGACCGGCAGCAGCGTCGTATAGGGCATGCCGAGCAGGCTGGTCCAGCCGACCAGGGCAAGCAGGCGGCGCACCCGCCGCTCGCCCCAGGCATAGGCGAAGCCTTCGCGGATCGCGGCAAGGCCGCGCGCCTGCCGCGCGACCGGCGGCCGCGCCGGCAGGGGCATCAGGGCGAGGCTGAGGATGACGGCGGCGAAACTGCCGGCGTTGAGGGCGAAGCACCAGCCCTCGCCCACCGCCGCGACCAGAAGGCCGCCGACACTCGGCCCGATCAGCCGCGCCCCGTTGAAGAGCGAGGAATTGAGCGCGATCGCATTGGGCAAGTCGTCCTTGCCCACCATCTCGACGACGAAAGCCTGGCGCGCCGGCACGTCGAGCGCCTGCACGAGGCCGGACAGGCCGGCGACCGCCAGCACCAGGGGCACCGACACCGCCCCGCCCAGGGTGAGCCCGGCAAGCCCGGCCGCCAGCATCATCTGCATCGCCTGGGTGGCGACGATCAGGCGGCGCTTGGGCAGGCGGTCGGCCAGCGCACCGGACAATGGCGCCAGCACCAGCATGGGCAATTGGTTGACGAAGACGACTGTGCCCAGCATCAGGGGCGAACCGGTCAGGCGGTAGACCAGCCAGCTTTGCGCCACGGTCTGCACCCAGGTCCCCGTCAGCGACACCAGCTGGCCGGCAAAGAAATAGCGATAGGCCGGGTGGCGGAACGCCCGCCCGAACCGGGCAAGGCCGGTAAGCCCCGCACCGCCCGCGCCGGCGGTGTCCGTCGTCTGATCCTGCGCCATGCCCTTGTCGGTCGCCGTCTTTTTCCCGTGCCCTGAAATGGTCACATTCCCGCCCGGAACCGGCACCATTTCGGGGTATTATTCATACATGCCGCCTGAACGAAGCGGTGATTGCAAAGCCCCCTCGGGGGTGTGGTGCCTAAGGATCGCAACTGCCCCTCTGCCCCTAGCCGCGATCCGGATGCCCTAGTCTGGCACCATAGAAGCCCGGCCGCCCCCTCCGGCCGGGCTTCCTTTTGTCCGGGCCGGCCGCGTGCCGGCGCTCAGCCGGCCGGGGAAGCGACAGCAGGGCGTTGCAGGCAGTTTTCGAGGATCTGGTAGCATTGCTCCAGGCGCTGGGCGGTCCGCTGGTCGGTGCCGCCGTAGACGACCTTGGTCACCACGCCGTTGCGCAGCGTGAAGCTGGCCCGGCAGTTTTCCGAATCATCGACGTAATCGGCACCGCCGAAAATCGGGAAGCCCATGCCATAGCCGACATGGCCCGACCCGCCGAAGATGCCAAGGCCGAAGCTGGGGCCGGAGCGATAGCCCCGGACGCTGCGGCTCTCATAGGTCAGGACTTCCTCGGTCGGGCTTGCCGCCATGGCCGCCGCCGGGGCGCCGGCACAGGACAGCAGCGTCGCCTTGGACATGCCGACCAGATTGTTCTGGGCTTCCAGCGCCGCGTCCGCGCGCGGGCTGGCGCAGCCGGCCAGGCCGCCGGCAGCGGCCAGCGCCAGCAAGAAGGCCGAAGCACGAAGGTTCATGATCATTCTCCCTGGTGCCCGCTGCCGGGATCGAACCGGCACGGCAAAGCCGAGCGATTTTAAGTCGCTTGCGTCTACCAATTCCGCCAAGCGGGCGCCGGGAGGGAAGCGGCGGCGGCAACGGCCGCCGCGCCTTCTAGCATGCCGCCGGCACCCGTCAAAGCGGCATCAGTTGAGAACCGAATAGCCCCGGTTACGCATGCAATTGTTGATCACCTGGCGCTTTTCCTGCTCGGCGCTGATGCCGCCGCTGGCGATGCCCGAGGCGGCGCCAAGGCCGGCGCCGGCCGCAAGGCCGGTGCCGAAATTGCCCGACAGCGAACCGATGATGCCGCCGGCGACGGCACCGAGCGCGGCGCCGGCCAGGCCGCGTCCCGCCGCCTCATTGGCCGAGGGCACCTGATCGGCCAGGTTCTGGCAATAGGCGAGGTCGCTGTTGTAATAGCCGGGCGGGGCCTTGGAGGTCGCAGGGTCGATCACCGGGCGATATCCCGATGCGCAGCCGGCGAGCGCAAGACCGAGACAGACGGTGGCGATTTTCTTCAACTGATGCTCCCGACGAAGAACCCGGGCCGACTCCCGGCCCGTCAATTTCCGGCATTATAACGCGGAAATTGCGGCGCGGTTGCGACCGCTGTCACATTCCGGCGCGAATCCTCTGTTCGATCAGGCCGGAATCTCGCCCTCATGCGCTTCGATCCCGGCGCCGCGCAGGGCCTGGCGCAGGCTTTCCGTCGCCTCCTCGAGGCGGGGCAGGTCGCGGCCGCGCAGCACCAGGGCGGTGCCGAAGCCCGCCTTGCGGAAGAAGGGATAGGAGCCGATGTCGGTATCGGGATAATGCTTCTGCACGTCTTCCAGCAGTTCGGCGATCCGGCTTTCGCCGACCAGGACGGAAACGGTGCGCGACTGCACGCTGCGCCCGCCGGCGATGAAGCCGCGCGCCCCTTCGAGCTGGGCGCGCATGATCGCCGGCACGCCGGCCAGGACGAAGACATTGCCGATGCGAAAGCCCGGCGCCTTGGAGATCGGGTTCTCGATCAGGTCGGCCCCGTCCGGCACCCGCGCCATGCGCCGGCGCACCGGGGTCAGTTCGCCCGGCGGGTAATGGGCGGCCAGCAGCGCGATCGCCGCCGGGTGCTCGATCAGCGGCAGGGCGAAAGCCTTGGCGATCGAATCGGCGGTGATGTCGTCATGGGTCGGGCCGATGCCGCCGGTGGTGAAGACATAGTCATAGCGGGCGCGGAGCGCGTTCACCGCGTCGACGATTTCGCCCTCGATATCCGGCACCACCCGGACCTCGCGCATCTCGACGCCCCAGGTGTTCAGGGTCTTGGCGAGATGGGCCAGATTGGCATCCTGCGTCCGGCCCGACAGGATCTCGTTGCCGATGATCGCCAGGGCGGCCGTATAGATTCGGGCGTCGGGGTCATTGTTCGCGGTCGTCATGGTGGCGCACTATAGGCCGATCAGCAGCAGATCGAAACAGCGATGCCGAAGCCCCCGCGCGTTCCCCCCGCCCCGCCCGCCCGCAGCAGCCCGGCCCGCGCCGCCGACAGCACCAACGACCGCGTCTTCGCCCAGCGCATCGACTGGAACCTGTTCAAGCTCTTCGTCGAGATCACCCGCTCGGGCGGGATCGGCGCCGCCGCGCGCCGCCTGAACCGCCAGCAGCCGAGCATCAGCGCCGCCCTGAAACGCCTGGAGGACCAGTTGGGCACGCGGCTGTTCCACCGCACCGCCGGCGGCGTGGTCCCGACCGTGGCCGGCCAGGCGCTGCTGAAGATCTGCGAGCAGATGGCGCTGGCGGCCCGCGACATCCCGCACGAGGTGGCGAAGGCGGCGGGCATGGTCGAGGGCTCGATCCGCCTGCACATGATTTCCAACTTGGTCTGCCCCGCCTTCGACCGGGCCCTGGTCGCCTTCAATGCCGAATACCCGGGGATCGAGATCAAGTTCGACATCGCGACCCACAGCGCGGTCATCCAGGCCGTCGCCTCCGGCGAGGCGGAACTCGGCATCGCCGGCGATCACGCCCCGGCCGCCGGCCTGACCTATTTCCCCCTGATGCGCGAGACCCAGCAGCTGTACTGCGGCCCCCGCCATCCCCGCTTCGGCGACGGCCCGTGCCATCCCGCCGACGTCACCCTCGACCGCTTCATCCTGACCGGGGAGGACGAGACCGAGCAATTGCGCCAGTTCCGCCGCCGCTACGGCCTCGGCGAACGGGTCGGGGGGCTGGCCGAAAACCTCTACGAGGTGCGGCGCCTGATCGAGCTTGGCCTCGGCATCGGCTTCCTGCCCACCGTGGTCGCCGAGGCGGCGGGGACCAGCCTGTCGCCCATGCTGCCGGAAGATATGCTGCCCAGTTACCACGTCTATGTCATCACCCGGGGCGAGACCGAGCGCAGCACCCCCACCCGGATCCTGCTTTCCAGCATTCTCCACGAGCTGGAGCACCCGGAGGCATAGATTCAATCTATGTCCTCCATTGACAATTCCCACCTATTGCAGCGCACAATCAGTGACCATGATTTGTCATCGTTCCAATCATGGAGGCCGATGTGCTGTCTGTCGCGATCGTCAGGGGACTTTGGCAACGCTCGCTGATCGCGTGGCCTGACGGCCGGCGCGACACGGCCACGGCCGTCTGCTGGCTTCAGGGCCCCAGCCTCTATATCGACCTGCGCCAGCCCGCGGGCCGGCCGGACTTCGGTGGCTATTCCTGCCTCGACGACCTGGACCGCCCGGCCCTGGCGTGGCTGGCGGCGCAGGAAGGCTTCGCCGGCGAATTGCTGTTCGACGGCGGCCATTTCGAATGGCGCCGCGACCTCGACCTGCAACCGACCTCGCCCTATTCCGATGTCGGCAAACTGTGGTTCGAGGGCGACGTCCTGGTCGAGGAAGGCCGCGACATTCCCTATATCGAGCATTGGCACCGCGGCCCGGAAGCGACCCAGCCCGCCGCCGCGGCCCGCCTGGCCGGTGCAGACGGCCGCCCGGGCACGATCGTGCGCAGCGGCGACCATTTCATGTTCGCCCGCGGCCGCGACGCCGCCCTGCCCGCGGGCGAGACCCTGGCCGAACTGGTCGCCGCCGCGCCGACCCCGGCCGCCGCCCGCGCCCTGATCGACATGGAGATTTCCTTCGGCGCCGTGACGGACGAAGGCTGGATCATCACCCGCTCCAGCCTGCCCTGGCGCGAGGGCTGCAACCTTGCCCCGGTCACCGCCCAGGGCGGCGCCGGCCTGCTGACTGGCGAAACCGCCGCCGACGGCCGGCCCACCCATCGCCGCTGGTCGATCCAGGCGCTGCAGGGCGTCCTGACCGATCTCGTCGATTTTTCCGCCCTTCGTCCCACCGCCCTGGCTCGCTGAGCCGCCCAACCGTCCATCAAGGAGGAGAGTGCTTATGTTTCTTCGCCGCCTGACACGTTTCGCCGCCGCCCTCTCGTGTTGTCTCGCGCTGCTGCCTGGCCTCGCCACGGCCGAGACGAAGAAGGACTTCCGCATCGCCTGGGGCATCTATGCGGGCTTCATGCCCTGGGCCTATGCCGATCACGCCGGCATCGTCAAGAAGTGGGCGGACAAATACGGCATCACCATCGATTTCGTGCAGGTGCCCGACTATATCGAATCCGTGAACCAATATACCGCCGGCCAGTTCGACGGCGTCACCATCGCCTCGATGGACGCCCTCACCATCCCGGCCGCGGGCGGGGTCGACAGCACGGTGCTGGTCACCGGCGACTATTCCAACGGCAACGACGCCATCGTCATCAAGGGCAAGGGCAAGACCGTCGCCGACCTCAAGGGCATGACCGTCCATGTCGTGCAATTCTCGGTCTCGCATTACACGCTCGCCCGCGCGCTCGACAGCGTCGGCCTGAAGGAATCGGACCTGAAGACCGTCAATATCTCGGACGCCGATTTCGTCGCCGCCTTCGGCACCGCCGACGTCCAGGCCCTGGTCTCGTGGAAGCCGGCGCTCTCCGACATTCAGGCGGTGCCCGATGTCACCACGGTCTTCGACAGCACCAAGATCCCCTATGAGATCCTGGACGTCGCCCTGGTGAACACCCAGGTCCTGAAGGACAATCCGGCCCTCGGCAAGGCCCTGACCGGCGCCTGGTACGAGACCCTGGCCCTGATCGCCAAGGGCGACGAGAAGAGCAAGGAAGCCATGGACTTCATGGCCAAGGGCGCGGGCACCGACATCCCGGGCTTCCAGACCCAGCTCGACACCACCTTCCTGTTCCAGACCCCGAAGGAAACCATCGAGTTCCTGCGCTCGCCCAAGCTGGCCGAGGCGCTGGCGCTGGTCTCGAAGTTCAGCTTCGAGCACGGCCTGCTCGGCGAAGGCGCCAAGAGCCCGGATGCGGTCGGCATCGAAATCCCCGGCGGCAAGATCCTGGGCGATCCGAACAATGTGAAGCTGCGCTACGACGACAGCTTCGCCGCCATGGCGGCCGAAGGCAAGCTGTAACCTTAAGCGTAAAGGAAGCCGATCATGGCGAAGCCCGGCAATTTCACCAGCCTGCCCGTCATCGATATCTCCCCCCTCTTCGGCGACGACCCGGACGCCCGCGCCCGCGTGGTGGCGGACCTGGGGCGGACGGCCCGCGAGATCGGCTTCCTCTACGTCACCGGCCACGGCATGGCGCCCGGCCTCTTCGACGACCTCCTGGCCACGGCGAAGGATTTCTTCGCCCGGCCGCTCGACGAGAAGATGCAGGTCTATATCGGCAAGTCCTCGAACCATCGGGGTTACGTGCCGACCGGCGAGGAAGTGATCTACGGCGGCGTGCCCGACCAGAAGGAAGCCTACGACCTGTCGATCGACCTGCCGGCGGACGACCCGGATTATCTGGCCGGCAACCCCATGCTGGGCCCCAACCAATGGCCGGCCCTGCCCGGCTTCCGGGAAAAGGTCGGGGCCTATTACGACGGCGTGATGAGTGTCGGCCGGGTGCTGCTGCGCGGCTTCGCCGAAGCCCTGGGCCAGGACCCGTCGCTTTTCGACAGCTATGTGACCAAGCCGCCGTCCCAGTTGCGCCTGGTCCATTACCCCTACAACGAAAAGGCGCCGGGCAATGCGCTCGGCATTTCCCCGCACACGGACATGGAAGTCTTCACCCTGCTGCGTGTCACCGCGCCGGGGCTCGAAGTCATGAACGGGGCGGGCGAATGGATCGACGTGCCGCCGCTGGACAATGCCTTCGTCGTCAACCTGGGCGACATGATGGAAGCCTGGACCAATGGCGAGTTCATCGCCACCAGCCACCGGGTGCGCAAGGTCAGGGAGGAACGCTATTCGTTCCCCCTGTTCTTCAGCGTCGACTATCACACCGAAGTCGCCCCCCTGCCCATGTTCGTGACCGGGGACAAGCCGGCCCGCAAGCCCGTGGTCGCGGGCGAGCACCTGTTCCAGGTCACCGCCCAGGGCTTCGTCTACCTTCAGAAGCGGATCGCCGAGGGCCGGCTGGTGCTGCCGGACAATGCCTCCAACCTCCACCAGTTCGGCCAGCACGCCCGCCACGAGGCGGAAGCGCTGGCCCCCGCGCGCTGAGGCCCGGCCATGACCGCACGCAATTTCACCAGCCTGCCGGTGGTCGATATTTCGGCGCTGGGCGGCCGTGATCCCGAGGCCCGGGCGCGCACGGCGGCGGCCCTGCGCGTGGCCGCCCGCGATGTCGGCTTCCTCTATGTCACCGGCCACGGCATGGCGCCCGCATTGTTCGACGGGCTGCTGGCCGCGGCGACCGAATTCTTCGCCCGCCCGCACGACGAGAAGATGCAGGTCTATATCGGCAGGTCCAGCAATCACCGGGGTTACGTGCCGGTGGGCGAGGAAGTCTTCTACGGCGCCAGCAAGGACCTGAAGGAAGCCTACGACCTCGCCCTCGACCTGCCGGCGGCGGATCCGGATTACCTGGCCGGCAATCCCATGCTCGGCCCCAACCAATGGCCGGCTCTGCCGGGCTTCCGCGAACGGGTGGGCGCCTATTACGACGCCGTGCTCGCGGTCGGGCGGCGCCTGCTGCAAGGCTTCGCCGAGGCGATGGGCGAGGCGCCCGACGGGCTGGACCACCTGGTGACCAAGCCGCCCAGCCAGTTGCGCCTGGTCCATTATCCCTTCAATCCGGAGGCGAAGGATGCCACCGGCATCGGCGCCCATACGGATTACGAATGCTTCACCCTGCTGCATGTCACCGCGCCGGGGCTCGAAGTCATGAACGGCGCCGGGGTCTGGATCGACGTGCCGCCCATGCCCGGCGCCTTCGTCGTCAATATCGGCGACATGATGGAGCTTTGGACCAACGGCGCCTTCGTCGCCACCAGCCACCGGGTGCGCAAGGTGAAGGAGGAGCGCTATTCCTTCCCCCTGTTCTTCAATGTCGACTATGGGACAGAGGTGGAGCCCCTGCCCCGCTTCGTCGATGCCGATCATCCCGCCCGCCCCGGCCTGATCGCCGGCGAGCATCTCTTCGCCCAGACGGCGCAGAGCTTCACCTACCTCCGGCAACGGCTGGAGGGCGGCACGCTGAAACTGCCGGAGACCGCCCTTGCCCTTTCCTCCTTCGGGCAGGAGGCGCGCAAGAAGGCGGGCTGACGCGCGCCCCCGGCTTTCGTGATAAAATGTCACCAAAGCCGGAGGGGGAATCATCATGCGTGTCCATCACCTGAATGCCGCCACCATGTGCCCCTGGGGCGGGCGCCTGATCGCGGGGCGCGGCGGCCTGCTGGCGCGGGCGCGCATGGTCTGCCATGTCCTGCTGATCGAAACCTCGGACGGGCTGGTGCTGGTCGATACCGGCCTCGGCACCGGCGACATCGCCCGGCCGCGCCGGCTCGGGGCCGGCTTCGTCGCCCTGACCCAGCCCCGCCTCGACCGGGCGGAAACCGCGCTGGCGCAGATCGAGGCGCTGGGCTTTGCCGCCGCCGACGTCCGCCACATCGTGCTGACCCATATGGATCTCGATCATGCCGGCGGCCTTGGCGATTTCCCCAGGGCCAAGGTGCACCTGCACCTGCGCGAGCACGAGGCGGCCCAGGCGCGGAAGACCCTGGCCGCCAAGGCCCGCTATATCCCGG
Encoded proteins:
- a CDS encoding ABC transporter ATP-binding protein/permease; this translates as MSKAWIFLKQLWALTLPYFKSRGGLWALGFFGFLVGLSFVIVEINVRLSYWNNRFFTALQEKNQDTFWAEIVVFAQLAGLWIAFAVLRYVLTQVFEIRWRTWLTNHFIERWTRANAAYKMQLTHRGTDNPDQRIADDLRLFVDKTLALSLSFISNAATLVSFSFVLWSLSGQVQTVTLFGADYVVPGLLFWVALVYSALITWVLHLIGRPLVRLNFERERREADFRFDLVRVRENAEAVALYGGGEAERERLSGRFEEVRRNFMAIVNRQKVLVGVQATFDQAVILVPYLVMGAAYFGGRIPLGHMTQSAGAFNSVQGAFSWFANLYTALAEWAAVVQRLTSFLQVLKQAEAQQSAFAATPAGGSDWVASDLDIALPDGRPLLSTDFTLKEGEHVLITGVSGSGKSTLFRVLAGIWPFGEGGLAIPAGAAGKGTLFLPQRPYVPVGTLRAAVAYPAKAAEVHDDVLRQALADVGLPALAGRLDDEGHWQNTLSGGELQRLALARALVQQPRWLFLDEATSAMDEAMEQRLYTLIRERLPQTTVISIGHRSSLRPFHDREFRLGPA
- a CDS encoding MFS transporter yields the protein MAQDQTTDTAGAGGAGLTGLARFGRAFRHPAYRYFFAGQLVSLTGTWVQTVAQSWLVYRLTGSPLMLGTVVFVNQLPMLVLAPLSGALADRLPKRRLIVATQAMQMMLAAGLAGLTLGGAVSVPLVLAVAGLSGLVQALDVPARQAFVVEMVGKDDLPNAIALNSSLFNGARLIGPSVGGLLVAAVGEGWCFALNAGSFAAVILSLALMPLPARPPVARQARGLAAIREGFAYAWGERRVRRLLALVGWTSLLGMPYTTLLPVYAGLKHGGGPATLGTLMAAAGAGAFAAALVLAGLARAPRFRTVGLAATGFGAALALFAVTDVYPLALAALALAGFSMMVEVGSANIILQSLVPDALRGRVMALYAMMFLGMAPFGGLLVGFAAERFGIVAATVGGGLLCVCAGVIVLTGGRRRGVL
- a CDS encoding glycine zipper domain-containing protein translates to MIDPATSKAPPGYYNSDLAYCQNLADQVPSANEAAGRGLAGAALGAVAGGIIGSLSGNFGTGLAAGAGLGAASGIASGGISAEQEKRQVINNCMRNRGYSVLN
- a CDS encoding competence/damage-inducible protein A, translating into MTTANNDPDARIYTAALAIIGNEILSGRTQDANLAHLAKTLNTWGVEMREVRVVPDIEGEIVDAVNALRARYDYVFTTGGIGPTHDDITADSIAKAFALPLIEHPAAIALLAAHYPPGELTPVRRRMARVPDGADLIENPISKAPGFRIGNVFVLAGVPAIMRAQLEGARGFIAGGRSVQSRTVSVLVGESRIAELLEDVQKHYPDTDIGSYPFFRKAGFGTALVLRGRDLPRLEEATESLRQALRGAGIEAHEGEIPA
- a CDS encoding LysR family transcriptional regulator, with amino-acid sequence MPKPPRVPPAPPARSSPARAADSTNDRVFAQRIDWNLFKLFVEITRSGGIGAAARRLNRQQPSISAALKRLEDQLGTRLFHRTAGGVVPTVAGQALLKICEQMALAARDIPHEVAKAAGMVEGSIRLHMISNLVCPAFDRALVAFNAEYPGIEIKFDIATHSAVIQAVASGEAELGIAGDHAPAAGLTYFPLMRETQQLYCGPRHPRFGDGPCHPADVTLDRFILTGEDETEQLRQFRRRYGLGERVGGLAENLYEVRRLIELGLGIGFLPTVVAEAAGTSLSPMLPEDMLPSYHVYVITRGETERSTPTRILLSSILHELEHPEA
- a CDS encoding putative urea ABC transporter substrate-binding protein, with protein sequence MFLRRLTRFAAALSCCLALLPGLATAETKKDFRIAWGIYAGFMPWAYADHAGIVKKWADKYGITIDFVQVPDYIESVNQYTAGQFDGVTIASMDALTIPAAGGVDSTVLVTGDYSNGNDAIVIKGKGKTVADLKGMTVHVVQFSVSHYTLARALDSVGLKESDLKTVNISDADFVAAFGTADVQALVSWKPALSDIQAVPDVTTVFDSTKIPYEILDVALVNTQVLKDNPALGKALTGAWYETLALIAKGDEKSKEAMDFMAKGAGTDIPGFQTQLDTTFLFQTPKETIEFLRSPKLAEALALVSKFSFEHGLLGEGAKSPDAVGIEIPGGKILGDPNNVKLRYDDSFAAMAAEGKL
- a CDS encoding isopenicillin N synthase family dioxygenase, encoding MAKPGNFTSLPVIDISPLFGDDPDARARVVADLGRTAREIGFLYVTGHGMAPGLFDDLLATAKDFFARPLDEKMQVYIGKSSNHRGYVPTGEEVIYGGVPDQKEAYDLSIDLPADDPDYLAGNPMLGPNQWPALPGFREKVGAYYDGVMSVGRVLLRGFAEALGQDPSLFDSYVTKPPSQLRLVHYPYNEKAPGNALGISPHTDMEVFTLLRVTAPGLEVMNGAGEWIDVPPLDNAFVVNLGDMMEAWTNGEFIATSHRVRKVREERYSFPLFFSVDYHTEVAPLPMFVTGDKPARKPVVAGEHLFQVTAQGFVYLQKRIAEGRLVLPDNASNLHQFGQHARHEAEALAPAR
- a CDS encoding isopenicillin N synthase family dioxygenase is translated as MTARNFTSLPVVDISALGGRDPEARARTAAALRVAARDVGFLYVTGHGMAPALFDGLLAAATEFFARPHDEKMQVYIGRSSNHRGYVPVGEEVFYGASKDLKEAYDLALDLPAADPDYLAGNPMLGPNQWPALPGFRERVGAYYDAVLAVGRRLLQGFAEAMGEAPDGLDHLVTKPPSQLRLVHYPFNPEAKDATGIGAHTDYECFTLLHVTAPGLEVMNGAGVWIDVPPMPGAFVVNIGDMMELWTNGAFVATSHRVRKVKEERYSFPLFFNVDYGTEVEPLPRFVDADHPARPGLIAGEHLFAQTAQSFTYLRQRLEGGTLKLPETALALSSFGQEARKKAG
- a CDS encoding MBL fold metallo-hydrolase, which translates into the protein MRVHHLNAATMCPWGGRLIAGRGGLLARARMVCHVLLIETSDGLVLVDTGLGTGDIARPRRLGAGFVALTQPRLDRAETALAQIEALGFAAADVRHIVLTHMDLDHAGGLGDFPRAKVHLHLREHEAAQARKTLAAKARYIPAQWAHGPDWVPHGDGGGEDWFGFAGVRALGFPEGEILLVPLHGHTAGHCGVALRTPEGWILHAGDAYFHHGSLAEKVATPPGLVLFQAATDTIGALRKKNQERLRQLKLARGREITIFCAHDPAEFDACCAGHRL